Proteins co-encoded in one Papaver somniferum cultivar HN1 chromosome 5, ASM357369v1, whole genome shotgun sequence genomic window:
- the LOC113277237 gene encoding probable LRR receptor-like serine/threonine-protein kinase At3g47570, translated as MQRLDLSRNKLSGRIPQYLASFASLVYLSLSSNDFEGEVPEEGIFKNISAFSILGNEKLCGGIHKLNLPSCPRIGYIKQRKHFPLKRLLLIVFGVVILVTILGSFAIWFWRKKTIVQRSHSSLKYPLGIMFQKVSYKELHKATDGFSAENLVGVGSYGFVYKGLLMLNQETAVVVAVKVIDLQRRGASKSFTAECEALKCIRHRNLVKILTSCSSLDSNGKEFKALVFEFMPNGSLENWLHPASNDEERRQSAGSRSLSFMERLNVAIDTASALDYLHHHCRTPIVHCDLKPSNVLLDDDMNASVGDFGLAKLLTGVINNVESGNPTSSTSAGIKGTIGYAAPEYGMSREVSTKGDVYSYGIMLLEMFTGRRPTDDMFADGFGLHSFAKTALLTNRVMRIVDPAFLVQLQLKNDIVDEREVLINGEMETKLSEALTGILKLGVMCSIESPKERMEIVTVKEVLQSIKHMFQSVSYKELHAATNGFSAGQLVGTGSYGSVYRGVLAVNQETATVVAVKVLDLQRRESSKNFTAEFKTLSSIQHPSLVKILTSCSSVDFNGNEFKALVFEFMPNGSLENWLHPVTFDDRLQSLTRRSLSFEERLNVAIDVASALDYLHHHRQTPIVHCNLKPSNILFDDDMNGHVGDFGLAKFLGEVTTNVESEDHNIGTSVRINGSIGYAAPEYGMGREVLKNGDVYSYGIILLEIFTVRRPTDHMFEDGFSLHTFVKTSLVPNRILQIIDPKLLLPLRIQDNDDSDDDEVDCSEKVLRNGVMEDKLREALTGILKLGIACSFVEPKQRMIMTQVVKELREIENTYQKKKEVLEKR; from the exons ATGCAAAGGTTAGACCTGTCACGCAATAAGTTGTCCGGGCGTATACCGCAGTATTTGGCGTCCTTTGCTTCCCTCGTCTATCTGAGCCTGTCCTCCAATGACTTTGAAGGTGAAGTACCAGAAGAAGGgatcttcaagaatataagtgcATTCTCAATCCTCGGGAACGAAAAGTTGTGTGGAGGAATTCACAAACTAAATTTACCGAGTTGCCCAAGAATTGGATACATAAAACAAAGAAAGCACTTCCCTCTCAAAAGACTGCTTCTAATAGTATTTGGAGTTGTGATCCTTGTTACTATTTTGGGCTCCTTTGCCATATGGTTTTGGAGGAAGAAAACAATAGTGCAGCGCTCGCATTCGTCTttaaaatatcctttgggtattATGTTTCAAAAGGTCTCATACAAAGAGCTTCATAAAGCAACGGATGGATTCTCCGCAGAAAATTTAGTCGGAGTTGGAAGTTACGGATTTGTTTACAAAGGATTATTGATGCTAAACCAGGAGACAGCAGTGGTTGTTGCTGTGAAAGTAATTGACCTTCAACGCCGAGGAGCTTCAAAAAGTTTCACTGCTGAATGTGAAGCATTGAAATGCATTCGCCATCGAAACCTCGTGAAAATATTAACATCCTGTTCTAGTTTGGATTCTAATGGAAAGGAATTTAAAGCTCTAGTCTTTGAGTTCATGCCAAATGGAAGTCTTGAAAATTGGCTGCACCCAGCATCAAATGACGAAGAGCGACGTCAAAGCGCAGGTAGCAGATCGTTGAGTTTTATGGAGAGATTAAATGTAGCCATCGATACTGCATCTGCATTAGATTATCTTCATCACCATTGCAGAACACCAATCGTTCATTGTGACCTGAAGCCAAGTAACGTTTTACTAGATGATGACATGAATGCTAGTGTAGGTGATTTTGGATTAGCTAAGCTTCTAACTGGAGTCATCAACAACGTTGAATCTGGAAATCCGACTAGCAGTACTTCAGCTGGGATAAAGGGAACAATCGGATATGCTGCTCCAG AGTATGGAATGAGTAGGGAGGTATCGACAAAAGGAGACGTCTACAGTTACGGGATCATGTTGCTAGAGATGTTCACCGGAAGGAGACCTACCGATGACATGTTCGCAGACGGCTTTGGCCTACACAGCTTTGCCAAGACAGCTCTGCTTACTAATCGAGTAATGCGGATTGTTGATCCTGCATTCCTTGTTCAGCTACAACTCAAAAATGATATTGTTGACGAGAGAGAAGTTTTAATTAATGGTGAGATGGAGACCAAGTTATCCGAGGCACTGACAGGAATTCTCAAACTTGGTGTCATGTGCTCAATCGAATCACCCAAAGAACGAATGGAAATAGTAACGGTCAAGGAAGTTTTGCAATCAATCAAGCATATGTTTCAATCAGTCTCGTACAAAGAGCTTCATGCAGCAACAAATGGGTTCTCTGCGGGACAATTAGTCGGAACTGGAAGTTACGGTTCTGTTTACAGAGGTGTATTAGCAGTAAATCAGGAAACAGCAACTGTGGTTGCAGTGAAAGTACTAGATCTTCAAAGACGAGAATCTTCCAAAAACTTCACGGCTGAATTCAAAACATTAAGTTCCATCCAGCATCCCAGTCTCGTGAAGATACTGACATCTTGTTCTAGCGTCGATTTTAATGGAAATGAATTCAAAGCTCTAGTCTTTGAGTTCATGCCAAATGGGAGTCTCGAGAACTGGTTGCACCCAGTTACATTTGACGATCGACTTCAAAGTTTGACAAGGAGATCATTGAGTTTCGAAGAGAGACTGAATGTAGCCATAGATGTTGCATCTGCGTTAGATTATCTCCATCACCACAGGCAAACGCCAATAGTCCATTGTAATCTAAAGCCAAGCAACATTTTGTTTGATGATGATATGAATGGTCATGTCGGCGATTTTGGATTAGCTAAGTTTCTAGGTGAAGTCACTACCAATGTAGAATCGGAAGATCACAACATTGGTACTTCAGTCAGGATAAATGGCTCGATTGGGTACGCTGCTCCAG AGTATGGAATGGGTAGAGAGGTATTGAAAAATGGAGACGTCTACAGCTACGGGATCATATTACTAGAGATATTTACAGTAAGGCGACCTACTGACCACATGTTCGAGGACGGATTTAGCCTTCACACCTTTGTTAAGACGAGTCTGGTTCCTAATAGGATATTGCAGATTATTGATCCCAAACTACTTCTTCCTCTCCGTATCCAAGACAACGATGATAGCGATGATGACGAAGTGGATTGCAGCGAAAAGGTATTAAGAAATGGGGTGATGGAAGACAAGCTACGTGAGGCTTTGACAGGGATTTTAAAGCTCGGTATTGCATGTTCGTTTGTAGAACCAAAACAACGGATGATAATGACACAAGTCGTGAAAGAGTTGCGGGAAATTGAGAACACATAccaaaagaagaaagaagttcTTGAGAAACGATGA